The following proteins come from a genomic window of Mustela lutreola isolate mMusLut2 chromosome 6, mMusLut2.pri, whole genome shotgun sequence:
- the BAG6 gene encoding large proline-rich protein BAG6 isoform X17, producing the protein MEPSDSTSTTTSMEEPDSLEVLVKTLDSQTRTFIVGAQMNVKEFKEHIAASVSIPSEKQRLIYQGRVLQDDKKLQEYNVGGKVIHLVERAPPQTQLPSGASSGIGSASATHGGGPPPGTRGPGASVHDRNANSYVMVGTFNLPSDGSAVDVHINMEQAPIQSEPRVRLVMAQHMIRDIQTLLSRMECRGGPQAQHSQPPPQTPTVAPEPGALSSQTSEPVESEVPPREPMEAEEVEERAPAQSPELTPSGPAPVGPTPAPETNAPNHPSPAEYVEVLQELQRLESRLQPFLQRYYEVLGTAATTDYNNNQEGREEDQRLINLVGESLRLLGNTFVALSDLRCNLACAPPRHLHVVRPMSHYTTPMVLQQAAIPIQINVGTTVTMTGNGTRPPPAASAEAAPTGPGQASSLAPTSTTVESSTEGVPPPGPAPPPTTSHPRVIRISHQSVEPVVMMHMNIQGQQVPGFPTAPTRVVIARPTPPQARPSHPGGPPVSGTLQGAGLGTNASLAQMVSGLVGQLLMQPVLVAQGTPGMAPPPAPATASASAGTTNTATTAGPAPGGPAQPPPPQPSAADLQFSQLLGNLLGPAGPGAGGPGMASPTITVAMPGVPAFLQGMTDFLQATQTAPPPPPPPPPPPPAPEQQNMPPPGSPSGGAGSPGGLGLESLSPEFFTSVVQGVLNSLLGSLGARAGSSESIAAFIQRLSGSSNIFEPGADGALGFFGALLSLLCQNFSMVDVVMLLHGHFQPLQRLQPQLRSFFHQHYLGGQEPTPGNIRTATHTLITGLEEYVRESFSLVQVQPGVDIIRTNLEFLQEQFNSIAAHVLHCTDSGFGARLLELCNQGLFECLALNLHCLGGQQMELAAVINGRIRRMSRGVNPSLVSWLTTMMGLRLQVVLEHMPVGPDAILRYVRRVGDPPQPLPEEPMEVQGSERTSPEPQRENASPAPGTTAEEAMSRGPPPAPEGGGSRDEQDGASAETEPWAAAVPPEWVPIIQQDIQSQRKVKPQPPLSDAYLSGMPAKRRKTMQGEGPQLLLSEAVSRAAKAAGARPLTSPESLSRDLEAPEVQESYRQQLRADIQKRLQEDPNYSPQRFPNAHRAFADDP; encoded by the exons ATGGAGCCCAGTGATAGTACCAGTACCACTACTAGTATGGAGGAACCTGACAGCCTGGAGGTGCTGGTGAAGACCTTGGACTCTCAGACTCGGACCTTTATTGTGGGGGCCCAG ATGAATGTAAAGGAGTTTAAAGAGCACATCGCTGCCTCTGTCAGCATTCCGTCTGAGAAACAACGGCTTATTTATCAGGGACGAGTTCTGCAGGATGATAAGAAGCTCCAGGAATACA atGTTGGGGGAAAGGTTATTCACCTCGTGGAACGGGCTCCTCCTCAGACTCAGCTCCCTTCTGGGGCATCTTCTGGGATAGGTTCTGCCTCAGCCACCCATGGTGGAGGACCCCCACCTGGTACTCGGGGGCCTGGGGCCTCTGTTCATGACCGGAATGCCAACAGCTATGTCATGGTTGGAACCTTCAACCTTCCT AGTGACGGCTCTGCTGTGGATGTTCACATCAACATGGAACAGGCCCCGATTCAG AGTGAGCCCCGAGTACGGCTGGTGATGGCTCAGCACATGATCAGGGATATACAGACCTTACTATCCCGGATGGAG TGTCGAGGGGGACCCCAAGCACAGCACAGTCAGCCACCCCCACAGACGCCAACTGTGGCCCCGGAGCCTGGAGCCTTGAGCTCTCAAACATCAGAACCAGTTGAAAGTGAAGTGCCTCCTCGGGAGCCCATGGAGGCGGAAGAAGTGGAGGAGCGtgccccagcccagagcccagaacTCACCCCTTCTGGCCCAGCTCCTGTGGGCCCAACGCCTGCCCCAGAGACAAATGCACCCAA CCATCCTTCCCCAGCGGAGTATGTTGAAGTGCTCCAGGAGCTCCAGCGGCTGGAGAGCCGCCTTCAGCCCTTCCTGCAGCGCTACTACGAGGTTCTGGGCACTGCTGCCACCACGGACTACAACAACAAC CAAGAGGGGCGTGAAGAGGATCAGCGCTTGATTAACTTGGTGGGGGAGAGCCTGCGGCTGCTGGGCAACACCTTCGTGGCGCTGTCGGACCTGCGCTGCAATCTGGCCTGTGCACCCCCGCGACACCTGCACGTGGTCCGGCCCATGTCCCACTACACCACTCCCATGGTGCTCCAGCAGGCAGCCATCCCCATTCAG ATCAACGTGGGAACCACTGTGACCATGACGGGGAATGGGACTCGGCCCCCCCCGGCTGCCAGTGCGGAGGCAGCTCCGACTGGTCCTGGGCAGGCCTCGTCCCTGGCTCCCACTTCTACCACTGTTGAGTCCTCAACCGAGGGGGTTCCCCCGCCAGGGCCAGCTCCCCCACCGACCACCAGCCACCCAAGGGTCATTCGGATTTCCCACCAGAGCGTGGAACCCGTGGTCATGATGCACATGAACATCCAAG GACAGCAGGTGCCAGGCTTTCCGACAGCTCCGACCCGGGTGGTGATCGCCCGACCCACCCCTCCACAGGCTCGGCCTTCCCATCCTGGGGGGCCCCCTGTCTCGGGTACTCTA cagggcgCCGGGCTGGGTACAAATGCCTCCTTGGCCCAGATGGTGAGCGGACTTGTGGGGCAGCTTCTGATGCAGCCTGTTCTCGTGG CTCAGGGGACTCCAGGAATGGCTCCACCTCCGGCCCCTGCCACTGCTTCAGCTAGTGCCGGCACCACCAACACCGCTACCACAGCCGGCCCTGCTCCTGGGGGGCCTGCCCAGCCTCCACCCCCTCAGCCCTCTGCGGCCGACCTGCAGTTCTCTCAGCTCCTGGGGAACCTGCTGGGGCCGGCGGGGCCTGGGGCCGGAGGGCCTGGCATGGCTTCTCCCACCATCACTGTGGCGATGCCTGGCGTCCCCGCCTTTCTGCAGGGCATGACTGACTTTCTGCAG GCAACACAGACGGCGCCTCCgccccctccaccacccccacccccacccccggcccccgaGCAGCAGAACATGCCCCCACCGGGGTCCCCTTCTGGTGGCGCAGGGAGTCCTGGAGGCCTGGGTCTTGAGAGCCTTTCACCGGAGTTTTTTACCTCCGTGGTGCAGGGTGTTCTGAACTCCCTGCTGGGCTCCCTGGGGGCCCGGGCTGGCAGCAGTGAGAGTATCGCCGCTTTCATACAGCGCCTTAGTGGATCCAGCAACATCTTCGAGCCTGGGGCTGATGGGGCCCTCG GATTCTTTGGGGCCCTGCTCTCTCTTCTGTGCCAGAACTTTTCCATGGTGGATGTGGTGATGCTTCTTCATGGCCATTTCCAGCCACTGCAGCGGCTTCAGCCCCAGCTGCGATCCTTTTTCCACCAGCACTACTTGGGTGGCCAAGAGCCCACGCCTGGTAACATACGG ACGGCAACCCACACGTTGATCACGGGGCTGGAAGAATATGTGCGGGAGAGTTTT TCTCTGGTGCAGGTTCAGCCTGGTGTGGACATCATCCGGACAAACCTGGAGTTTCTCCAAGAGCAGTTCAACAGCATTGCCGCTCATGTGCTGCACTGCACAG ACAGTGGATTTGGGGCCCGTTTGTTGGAGCTGTGTAACCAGGGCCTGTTTGAATGCCTGGCCCTCAACCTGCACTGCTTGGGGGGACAGCAGATGGAACTGGCTGCAGTCATCAATGGCCGAATT CGTCGCATGTCTCGTGGGGTGAACCCATCCTTGGTGAGCTGGCTGACCACTATGATGGGACTGAGGCTTCAGGTGGTTCTGGAGCACATGCCCGTGGGCCCTGATGCCATCCTCAGATACGTTCGCAGGGTCGGTGATCCCCCCCAG CCCCTTCCTGAGGAGCCAATGGAAGTTCAGGGATCAGAAAGAACTTCCCCTGAGCCTCAG CGGGAGAATGCTTCCCCGGCCCCGGGCACTACGGCAGAAGAGGCCATGTCCCGAGGGCCACCTCCTGCTCCTGAGGGTGGCGGCTCCCGTGACGAGCAGGATGGAGCTTCAGCTGAGACAGAGCCTTGGGCAGCTGCAGTCCCCCCA GAGTGGGTTCCGATTATCCAGCAGGACATTCAGAGCCAGCGGAAGGTGAAGCCGCAACCCCCCCTGAGTGATGCCTACCTCAGTGGTATGCCTGCCAAGAGACGTAAG ACGATGCAGGGTGAGGGCCCCCAGCTGCTTCTCTCAGAGGCCGTGAGCCGGGCAGCTAAGGCAGCCGGAGCTCGGCCCCTGACAAGCCCTGAGAGCCTGAGCCGGGACCTGGAGGcaccagaggttcaggagagctACAGGCAGCAG ctccgGGCTGATATACAAAAGCGACTGCAGGAAGACCCCAACTACAGTCCCCAGCGCTTCCCTAATGCCCACCGGGCCTTTGCTGATGATCCCTAG
- the BAG6 gene encoding large proline-rich protein BAG6 isoform X1 — translation MEPSDSTSTTTSMEEPDSLEVLVKTLDSQTRTFIVGAQMNVKEFKEHIAASVSIPSEKQRLIYQGRVLQDDKKLQEYNVGGKVIHLVERAPPQTQLPSGASSGIGSASATHGGGPPPGTRGPGASVHDRNANSYVMVGTFNLPSDGSAVDVHINMEQAPIQSEPRVRLVMAQHMIRDIQTLLSRMECRGGPQAQHSQPPPQTPTVAPEPGALSSQTSEPVESEVPPREPMEAEEVEERAPAQSPELTPSGPAPVGPTPAPETNAPNHPSPAEYVEVLQELQRLESRLQPFLQRYYEVLGTAATTDYNNNQEGREEDQRLINLVGESLRLLGNTFVALSDLRCNLACAPPRHLHVVRPMSHYTTPMVLQQAAIPIQINVGTTVTMTGNGTRPPPAASAEAAPTGPGQASSLAPTSTTVESSTEGVPPPGPAPPPTTSHPRVIRISHQSVEPVVMMHMNIQGPLFLSPCPDSGTQPGGVPSAPTGPLGPPGHGQTLGSTLIQLPSLPPEFMHAVAHQITHQAMVAAVASAAAGQQVPGFPTAPTRVVIARPTPPQARPSHPGGPPVSGTLGAGLGTNASLAQMVSGLVGQLLMQPVLVAQGTPGMAPPPAPATASASAGTTNTATTAGPAPGGPAQPPPPQPSAADLQFSQLLGNLLGPAGPGAGGPGMASPTITVAMPGVPAFLQGMTDFLQATQTAPPPPPPPPPPPPAPEQQNMPPPGSPSGGAGSPGGLGLESLSPEFFTSVVQGVLNSLLGSLGARAGSSESIAAFIQRLSGSSNIFEPGADGALGFFGALLSLLCQNFSMVDVVMLLHGHFQPLQRLQPQLRSFFHQHYLGGQEPTPGNIRTATHTLITGLEEYVRESFSLVQVQPGVDIIRTNLEFLQEQFNSIAAHVLHCTDSGFGARLLELCNQGLFECLALNLHCLGGQQMELAAVINGRIRRMSRGVNPSLVSWLTTMMGLRLQVVLEHMPVGPDAILRYVRRVGDPPQPLPEEPMEVQGSERTSPEPQRENASPAPGTTAEEAMSRGPPPAPEGGGSRDEQDGASAETEPWAAAVPPEWVPIIQQDIQSQRKVKPQPPLSDAYLSGMPAKRRKTMQGEGPQLLLSEAVSRAAKAAGARPLTSPESLSRDLEAPEVQESYRQQLRADIQKRLQEDPNYSPQRFPNAHRAFADDP, via the exons ATGGAGCCCAGTGATAGTACCAGTACCACTACTAGTATGGAGGAACCTGACAGCCTGGAGGTGCTGGTGAAGACCTTGGACTCTCAGACTCGGACCTTTATTGTGGGGGCCCAG ATGAATGTAAAGGAGTTTAAAGAGCACATCGCTGCCTCTGTCAGCATTCCGTCTGAGAAACAACGGCTTATTTATCAGGGACGAGTTCTGCAGGATGATAAGAAGCTCCAGGAATACA atGTTGGGGGAAAGGTTATTCACCTCGTGGAACGGGCTCCTCCTCAGACTCAGCTCCCTTCTGGGGCATCTTCTGGGATAGGTTCTGCCTCAGCCACCCATGGTGGAGGACCCCCACCTGGTACTCGGGGGCCTGGGGCCTCTGTTCATGACCGGAATGCCAACAGCTATGTCATGGTTGGAACCTTCAACCTTCCT AGTGACGGCTCTGCTGTGGATGTTCACATCAACATGGAACAGGCCCCGATTCAG AGTGAGCCCCGAGTACGGCTGGTGATGGCTCAGCACATGATCAGGGATATACAGACCTTACTATCCCGGATGGAG TGTCGAGGGGGACCCCAAGCACAGCACAGTCAGCCACCCCCACAGACGCCAACTGTGGCCCCGGAGCCTGGAGCCTTGAGCTCTCAAACATCAGAACCAGTTGAAAGTGAAGTGCCTCCTCGGGAGCCCATGGAGGCGGAAGAAGTGGAGGAGCGtgccccagcccagagcccagaacTCACCCCTTCTGGCCCAGCTCCTGTGGGCCCAACGCCTGCCCCAGAGACAAATGCACCCAA CCATCCTTCCCCAGCGGAGTATGTTGAAGTGCTCCAGGAGCTCCAGCGGCTGGAGAGCCGCCTTCAGCCCTTCCTGCAGCGCTACTACGAGGTTCTGGGCACTGCTGCCACCACGGACTACAACAACAAC CAAGAGGGGCGTGAAGAGGATCAGCGCTTGATTAACTTGGTGGGGGAGAGCCTGCGGCTGCTGGGCAACACCTTCGTGGCGCTGTCGGACCTGCGCTGCAATCTGGCCTGTGCACCCCCGCGACACCTGCACGTGGTCCGGCCCATGTCCCACTACACCACTCCCATGGTGCTCCAGCAGGCAGCCATCCCCATTCAG ATCAACGTGGGAACCACTGTGACCATGACGGGGAATGGGACTCGGCCCCCCCCGGCTGCCAGTGCGGAGGCAGCTCCGACTGGTCCTGGGCAGGCCTCGTCCCTGGCTCCCACTTCTACCACTGTTGAGTCCTCAACCGAGGGGGTTCCCCCGCCAGGGCCAGCTCCCCCACCGACCACCAGCCACCCAAGGGTCATTCGGATTTCCCACCAGAGCGTGGAACCCGTGGTCATGATGCACATGAACATCCAAG GGccactctttctgtctccctgccCAGATTCTGGCACACAGCCCGGTGGAGTTCCGAGTGCTCCCACTGGCCCCCTAGGACCCCCTGGTCATGGCCAGACCCTGG GCTCCACCCTCATCcagctgccctccctgccccctgagTTCATGCACGCCGTCGCCCACCAGATCACTCATCAGGCCATGGTGGCAGCTGTTGCCTCCGCGGCCGCAG GACAGCAGGTGCCAGGCTTTCCGACAGCTCCGACCCGGGTGGTGATCGCCCGACCCACCCCTCCACAGGCTCGGCCTTCCCATCCTGGGGGGCCCCCTGTCTCGGGTACTCTA ggcgCCGGGCTGGGTACAAATGCCTCCTTGGCCCAGATGGTGAGCGGACTTGTGGGGCAGCTTCTGATGCAGCCTGTTCTCGTGG CTCAGGGGACTCCAGGAATGGCTCCACCTCCGGCCCCTGCCACTGCTTCAGCTAGTGCCGGCACCACCAACACCGCTACCACAGCCGGCCCTGCTCCTGGGGGGCCTGCCCAGCCTCCACCCCCTCAGCCCTCTGCGGCCGACCTGCAGTTCTCTCAGCTCCTGGGGAACCTGCTGGGGCCGGCGGGGCCTGGGGCCGGAGGGCCTGGCATGGCTTCTCCCACCATCACTGTGGCGATGCCTGGCGTCCCCGCCTTTCTGCAGGGCATGACTGACTTTCTGCAG GCAACACAGACGGCGCCTCCgccccctccaccacccccacccccacccccggcccccgaGCAGCAGAACATGCCCCCACCGGGGTCCCCTTCTGGTGGCGCAGGGAGTCCTGGAGGCCTGGGTCTTGAGAGCCTTTCACCGGAGTTTTTTACCTCCGTGGTGCAGGGTGTTCTGAACTCCCTGCTGGGCTCCCTGGGGGCCCGGGCTGGCAGCAGTGAGAGTATCGCCGCTTTCATACAGCGCCTTAGTGGATCCAGCAACATCTTCGAGCCTGGGGCTGATGGGGCCCTCG GATTCTTTGGGGCCCTGCTCTCTCTTCTGTGCCAGAACTTTTCCATGGTGGATGTGGTGATGCTTCTTCATGGCCATTTCCAGCCACTGCAGCGGCTTCAGCCCCAGCTGCGATCCTTTTTCCACCAGCACTACTTGGGTGGCCAAGAGCCCACGCCTGGTAACATACGG ACGGCAACCCACACGTTGATCACGGGGCTGGAAGAATATGTGCGGGAGAGTTTT TCTCTGGTGCAGGTTCAGCCTGGTGTGGACATCATCCGGACAAACCTGGAGTTTCTCCAAGAGCAGTTCAACAGCATTGCCGCTCATGTGCTGCACTGCACAG ACAGTGGATTTGGGGCCCGTTTGTTGGAGCTGTGTAACCAGGGCCTGTTTGAATGCCTGGCCCTCAACCTGCACTGCTTGGGGGGACAGCAGATGGAACTGGCTGCAGTCATCAATGGCCGAATT CGTCGCATGTCTCGTGGGGTGAACCCATCCTTGGTGAGCTGGCTGACCACTATGATGGGACTGAGGCTTCAGGTGGTTCTGGAGCACATGCCCGTGGGCCCTGATGCCATCCTCAGATACGTTCGCAGGGTCGGTGATCCCCCCCAG CCCCTTCCTGAGGAGCCAATGGAAGTTCAGGGATCAGAAAGAACTTCCCCTGAGCCTCAG CGGGAGAATGCTTCCCCGGCCCCGGGCACTACGGCAGAAGAGGCCATGTCCCGAGGGCCACCTCCTGCTCCTGAGGGTGGCGGCTCCCGTGACGAGCAGGATGGAGCTTCAGCTGAGACAGAGCCTTGGGCAGCTGCAGTCCCCCCA GAGTGGGTTCCGATTATCCAGCAGGACATTCAGAGCCAGCGGAAGGTGAAGCCGCAACCCCCCCTGAGTGATGCCTACCTCAGTGGTATGCCTGCCAAGAGACGTAAG ACGATGCAGGGTGAGGGCCCCCAGCTGCTTCTCTCAGAGGCCGTGAGCCGGGCAGCTAAGGCAGCCGGAGCTCGGCCCCTGACAAGCCCTGAGAGCCTGAGCCGGGACCTGGAGGcaccagaggttcaggagagctACAGGCAGCAG ctccgGGCTGATATACAAAAGCGACTGCAGGAAGACCCCAACTACAGTCCCCAGCGCTTCCCTAATGCCCACCGGGCCTTTGCTGATGATCCCTAG
- the BAG6 gene encoding large proline-rich protein BAG6 isoform X7 codes for MEPSDSTSTTTSMEEPDSLEVLVKTLDSQTRTFIVGAQMNVKEFKEHIAASVSIPSEKQRLIYQGRVLQDDKKLQEYNVGGKVIHLVERAPPQTQLPSGASSGIGSASATHGGGPPPGTRGPGASVHDRNANSYVMVGTFNLPSDGSAVDVHINMEQAPIQSEPRVRLVMAQHMIRDIQTLLSRMECRGGPQAQHSQPPPQTPTVAPEPGALSSQTSEPVESEVPPREPMEAEEVEERAPAQSPELTPSGPAPVGPTPAPETNAPNHPSPAEYVEVLQELQRLESRLQPFLQRYYEVLGTAATTDYNNNQEGREEDQRLINLVGESLRLLGNTFVALSDLRCNLACAPPRHLHVVRPMSHYTTPMVLQQAAIPIQINVGTTVTMTGNGTRPPPAASAEAAPTGPGQASSLAPTSTTVESSTEGVPPPGPAPPPTTSHPRVIRISHQSVEPVVMMHMNIQGPLFLSPCPDSGTQPGGVPSAPTGPLGPPGHGQTLGQQVPGFPTAPTRVVIARPTPPQARPSHPGGPPVSGTLQGAGLGTNASLAQMVSGLVGQLLMQPVLVAQGTPGMAPPPAPATASASAGTTNTATTAGPAPGGPAQPPPPQPSAADLQFSQLLGNLLGPAGPGAGGPGMASPTITVAMPGVPAFLQGMTDFLQATQTAPPPPPPPPPPPPAPEQQNMPPPGSPSGGAGSPGGLGLESLSPEFFTSVVQGVLNSLLGSLGARAGSSESIAAFIQRLSGSSNIFEPGADGALGFFGALLSLLCQNFSMVDVVMLLHGHFQPLQRLQPQLRSFFHQHYLGGQEPTPGNIRTATHTLITGLEEYVRESFSLVQVQPGVDIIRTNLEFLQEQFNSIAAHVLHCTDSGFGARLLELCNQGLFECLALNLHCLGGQQMELAAVINGRIRRMSRGVNPSLVSWLTTMMGLRLQVVLEHMPVGPDAILRYVRRVGDPPQPLPEEPMEVQGSERTSPEPQRENASPAPGTTAEEAMSRGPPPAPEGGGSRDEQDGASAETEPWAAAVPPEWVPIIQQDIQSQRKVKPQPPLSDAYLSGMPAKRRKTMQGEGPQLLLSEAVSRAAKAAGARPLTSPESLSRDLEAPEVQESYRQQLRADIQKRLQEDPNYSPQRFPNAHRAFADDP; via the exons ATGGAGCCCAGTGATAGTACCAGTACCACTACTAGTATGGAGGAACCTGACAGCCTGGAGGTGCTGGTGAAGACCTTGGACTCTCAGACTCGGACCTTTATTGTGGGGGCCCAG ATGAATGTAAAGGAGTTTAAAGAGCACATCGCTGCCTCTGTCAGCATTCCGTCTGAGAAACAACGGCTTATTTATCAGGGACGAGTTCTGCAGGATGATAAGAAGCTCCAGGAATACA atGTTGGGGGAAAGGTTATTCACCTCGTGGAACGGGCTCCTCCTCAGACTCAGCTCCCTTCTGGGGCATCTTCTGGGATAGGTTCTGCCTCAGCCACCCATGGTGGAGGACCCCCACCTGGTACTCGGGGGCCTGGGGCCTCTGTTCATGACCGGAATGCCAACAGCTATGTCATGGTTGGAACCTTCAACCTTCCT AGTGACGGCTCTGCTGTGGATGTTCACATCAACATGGAACAGGCCCCGATTCAG AGTGAGCCCCGAGTACGGCTGGTGATGGCTCAGCACATGATCAGGGATATACAGACCTTACTATCCCGGATGGAG TGTCGAGGGGGACCCCAAGCACAGCACAGTCAGCCACCCCCACAGACGCCAACTGTGGCCCCGGAGCCTGGAGCCTTGAGCTCTCAAACATCAGAACCAGTTGAAAGTGAAGTGCCTCCTCGGGAGCCCATGGAGGCGGAAGAAGTGGAGGAGCGtgccccagcccagagcccagaacTCACCCCTTCTGGCCCAGCTCCTGTGGGCCCAACGCCTGCCCCAGAGACAAATGCACCCAA CCATCCTTCCCCAGCGGAGTATGTTGAAGTGCTCCAGGAGCTCCAGCGGCTGGAGAGCCGCCTTCAGCCCTTCCTGCAGCGCTACTACGAGGTTCTGGGCACTGCTGCCACCACGGACTACAACAACAAC CAAGAGGGGCGTGAAGAGGATCAGCGCTTGATTAACTTGGTGGGGGAGAGCCTGCGGCTGCTGGGCAACACCTTCGTGGCGCTGTCGGACCTGCGCTGCAATCTGGCCTGTGCACCCCCGCGACACCTGCACGTGGTCCGGCCCATGTCCCACTACACCACTCCCATGGTGCTCCAGCAGGCAGCCATCCCCATTCAG ATCAACGTGGGAACCACTGTGACCATGACGGGGAATGGGACTCGGCCCCCCCCGGCTGCCAGTGCGGAGGCAGCTCCGACTGGTCCTGGGCAGGCCTCGTCCCTGGCTCCCACTTCTACCACTGTTGAGTCCTCAACCGAGGGGGTTCCCCCGCCAGGGCCAGCTCCCCCACCGACCACCAGCCACCCAAGGGTCATTCGGATTTCCCACCAGAGCGTGGAACCCGTGGTCATGATGCACATGAACATCCAAG GGccactctttctgtctccctgccCAGATTCTGGCACACAGCCCGGTGGAGTTCCGAGTGCTCCCACTGGCCCCCTAGGACCCCCTGGTCATGGCCAGACCCTGG GACAGCAGGTGCCAGGCTTTCCGACAGCTCCGACCCGGGTGGTGATCGCCCGACCCACCCCTCCACAGGCTCGGCCTTCCCATCCTGGGGGGCCCCCTGTCTCGGGTACTCTA cagggcgCCGGGCTGGGTACAAATGCCTCCTTGGCCCAGATGGTGAGCGGACTTGTGGGGCAGCTTCTGATGCAGCCTGTTCTCGTGG CTCAGGGGACTCCAGGAATGGCTCCACCTCCGGCCCCTGCCACTGCTTCAGCTAGTGCCGGCACCACCAACACCGCTACCACAGCCGGCCCTGCTCCTGGGGGGCCTGCCCAGCCTCCACCCCCTCAGCCCTCTGCGGCCGACCTGCAGTTCTCTCAGCTCCTGGGGAACCTGCTGGGGCCGGCGGGGCCTGGGGCCGGAGGGCCTGGCATGGCTTCTCCCACCATCACTGTGGCGATGCCTGGCGTCCCCGCCTTTCTGCAGGGCATGACTGACTTTCTGCAG GCAACACAGACGGCGCCTCCgccccctccaccacccccacccccacccccggcccccgaGCAGCAGAACATGCCCCCACCGGGGTCCCCTTCTGGTGGCGCAGGGAGTCCTGGAGGCCTGGGTCTTGAGAGCCTTTCACCGGAGTTTTTTACCTCCGTGGTGCAGGGTGTTCTGAACTCCCTGCTGGGCTCCCTGGGGGCCCGGGCTGGCAGCAGTGAGAGTATCGCCGCTTTCATACAGCGCCTTAGTGGATCCAGCAACATCTTCGAGCCTGGGGCTGATGGGGCCCTCG GATTCTTTGGGGCCCTGCTCTCTCTTCTGTGCCAGAACTTTTCCATGGTGGATGTGGTGATGCTTCTTCATGGCCATTTCCAGCCACTGCAGCGGCTTCAGCCCCAGCTGCGATCCTTTTTCCACCAGCACTACTTGGGTGGCCAAGAGCCCACGCCTGGTAACATACGG ACGGCAACCCACACGTTGATCACGGGGCTGGAAGAATATGTGCGGGAGAGTTTT TCTCTGGTGCAGGTTCAGCCTGGTGTGGACATCATCCGGACAAACCTGGAGTTTCTCCAAGAGCAGTTCAACAGCATTGCCGCTCATGTGCTGCACTGCACAG ACAGTGGATTTGGGGCCCGTTTGTTGGAGCTGTGTAACCAGGGCCTGTTTGAATGCCTGGCCCTCAACCTGCACTGCTTGGGGGGACAGCAGATGGAACTGGCTGCAGTCATCAATGGCCGAATT CGTCGCATGTCTCGTGGGGTGAACCCATCCTTGGTGAGCTGGCTGACCACTATGATGGGACTGAGGCTTCAGGTGGTTCTGGAGCACATGCCCGTGGGCCCTGATGCCATCCTCAGATACGTTCGCAGGGTCGGTGATCCCCCCCAG CCCCTTCCTGAGGAGCCAATGGAAGTTCAGGGATCAGAAAGAACTTCCCCTGAGCCTCAG CGGGAGAATGCTTCCCCGGCCCCGGGCACTACGGCAGAAGAGGCCATGTCCCGAGGGCCACCTCCTGCTCCTGAGGGTGGCGGCTCCCGTGACGAGCAGGATGGAGCTTCAGCTGAGACAGAGCCTTGGGCAGCTGCAGTCCCCCCA GAGTGGGTTCCGATTATCCAGCAGGACATTCAGAGCCAGCGGAAGGTGAAGCCGCAACCCCCCCTGAGTGATGCCTACCTCAGTGGTATGCCTGCCAAGAGACGTAAG ACGATGCAGGGTGAGGGCCCCCAGCTGCTTCTCTCAGAGGCCGTGAGCCGGGCAGCTAAGGCAGCCGGAGCTCGGCCCCTGACAAGCCCTGAGAGCCTGAGCCGGGACCTGGAGGcaccagaggttcaggagagctACAGGCAGCAG ctccgGGCTGATATACAAAAGCGACTGCAGGAAGACCCCAACTACAGTCCCCAGCGCTTCCCTAATGCCCACCGGGCCTTTGCTGATGATCCCTAG